A DNA window from Hoplias malabaricus isolate fHopMal1 chromosome 5, fHopMal1.hap1, whole genome shotgun sequence contains the following coding sequences:
- the tcea2 gene encoding transcription elongation factor A protein 2 isoform X1, with product MVKDQEVERIAKKLDKMVQKKNTDGAIDLLRELKNIKMSLETLQSTRIGMSVNAVRKQSSDEEVQSLAKTLIKAWKKLLDGSESKSEEKKKGGLSLQSSSSKDSPGSSDSSKKPETPKTPTTPTTPKFTSFPPVPVTTDSVRTKCRELLVSALQTDDDHKTIGADCETLAAQIEECIYKEFQSTDMKYKARLRSRISNLKDQKNPDLRRSVLCGNISPERIATMTAEEMASAELKEMRKALTKESIREHQLSKVGGTETDMFICGKCKGKSCTYTQVQTRSADEPMTTFVLCNDCGNRWKFC from the exons atggtgaAGGACCAAGAAGTGGAGCGCATCGCAAAGAAGCTGGACAAAATGGTGCAGAAGAAAAACACG GATGGTGCCATAGATTTACTAAGGGAACTGAAGAACATCAAAATGTCGCTGGAGACACTACAG TCTACGCGGATTGGCATGTCCGTGAATGCTGTGAGGAAGCAGAGCTCTGATGAAGAAGTACAGTCTCTAGCCAAGACCCTCATCAAGGCCTGGAAGAAACTGCTTG ATGGCTCCGAGAGCAAgtcggaggaaaagaaaaagggtGGACTCTCACTTCAGTCATCGTCGTCTAAAGACAGTCCTGGATCCAGTGACTCCAG TAAGAAACCAGAAACACCAAAGACTCCCACCACTCCTACAACCCCCAAGTTCACCTCCTTCCCCCCTGTTCCAGTCACCACTGACAGCGTACGTACCAAATGCCGAGAGCTGCTGGTGTCGGCCTTACAGACAGACG ATGATCACAAAACAATTGGAGCAGATTGTGAGACCTTGGCAGCACAGATAGAAGAAT GTATCTACAAGGAGTTTCAGTCCACTGACATGAAATACAAGGCGAGGCTGAGGAGCCGCATCTCCAACCTTAAAGATCAGAAGAACCCTGACCTGCGCCGCAGCGTGCTGTGTGGCAACATCTCCCCTGAGCGCATAGCTACCATGACAGCAGAG GAGATGGCAAGCGCAGAGCTTAAAGAGATGAGAAAGGCTCTGACTAAAGAATCTATCCGGGAACACCAGCTCTCTAAAGTAGGCGGCACTGAGACCGACATGTTTATTTGCGGGAAGTGTAAGGGCAAGAGCTGCACTTACACCCAG GTTCAGACGCGCAGTGCTGATGAACCCATGACCACCTTTGTGCTGTGTAACGACTGTGGGAACCGGTGGAAG ttttgttaa
- the tcea2 gene encoding transcription elongation factor A protein 2 isoform X2 has protein sequence MSLETLQSTRIGMSVNAVRKQSSDEEVQSLAKTLIKAWKKLLDGSESKSEEKKKGGLSLQSSSSKDSPGSSDSSKKPETPKTPTTPTTPKFTSFPPVPVTTDSVRTKCRELLVSALQTDDDHKTIGADCETLAAQIEECIYKEFQSTDMKYKARLRSRISNLKDQKNPDLRRSVLCGNISPERIATMTAEEMASAELKEMRKALTKESIREHQLSKVGGTETDMFICGKCKGKSCTYTQVQTRSADEPMTTFVLCNDCGNRWKFC, from the exons ATGTCGCTGGAGACACTACAG TCTACGCGGATTGGCATGTCCGTGAATGCTGTGAGGAAGCAGAGCTCTGATGAAGAAGTACAGTCTCTAGCCAAGACCCTCATCAAGGCCTGGAAGAAACTGCTTG ATGGCTCCGAGAGCAAgtcggaggaaaagaaaaagggtGGACTCTCACTTCAGTCATCGTCGTCTAAAGACAGTCCTGGATCCAGTGACTCCAG TAAGAAACCAGAAACACCAAAGACTCCCACCACTCCTACAACCCCCAAGTTCACCTCCTTCCCCCCTGTTCCAGTCACCACTGACAGCGTACGTACCAAATGCCGAGAGCTGCTGGTGTCGGCCTTACAGACAGACG ATGATCACAAAACAATTGGAGCAGATTGTGAGACCTTGGCAGCACAGATAGAAGAAT GTATCTACAAGGAGTTTCAGTCCACTGACATGAAATACAAGGCGAGGCTGAGGAGCCGCATCTCCAACCTTAAAGATCAGAAGAACCCTGACCTGCGCCGCAGCGTGCTGTGTGGCAACATCTCCCCTGAGCGCATAGCTACCATGACAGCAGAG GAGATGGCAAGCGCAGAGCTTAAAGAGATGAGAAAGGCTCTGACTAAAGAATCTATCCGGGAACACCAGCTCTCTAAAGTAGGCGGCACTGAGACCGACATGTTTATTTGCGGGAAGTGTAAGGGCAAGAGCTGCACTTACACCCAG GTTCAGACGCGCAGTGCTGATGAACCCATGACCACCTTTGTGCTGTGTAACGACTGTGGGAACCGGTGGAAG ttttgttaa